The Pseudomonadota bacterium genomic interval GAGCCAGTCGAGCGCCTCCGCTGTCAATCCGGCAGGCAGCAGACGAAGAAGCCGTCGCAGCCCGTGTATTCCAGCGCCGCGTGGTATCCGGGATCCCAGCAGATGAGGCCCCATTCGCAGTAGCCGCCGTTCGACACGCAGTCCGTGCCGGGACCCGTGTCCGTCTCCGTGTCCGTGTCGGTATCGGTGTCCGTGTCGGCGGAGGCGTCCGTCCCGCCGTCCGCGTCGGAATCGGAATCCAAATCCGTATCGGAGTCCGCGTCCGAGTCCGTATCGGAGTCCGCGTCCGAGTCCGTGTCGGAGTCCGCGTCCCCCGTCGATCCGTCCGGCGCGTTCCAGCCCGGCGGGCCCTCGCCGCCGCAGCCCGCGAGGAGGAGCGCGACGCACGCCATCGCACGGATCGCCTTGGCGCGAGCGCCGTGGATCATGTCATCCCTCCGATCCCGCCGTGGTTGCGGAGCGATTGTACCATCAAAGCGGCGGCGCCGGGGAGCTCACGCCTCGGCGGGCTTGTCCTCGGCGGGCTTCGCCTTCTTCACCTGCTTCTTGATGACGCCCTCCTTGAGCAGGATCTCCACCTTGGCCTCGCCGTTGATCTGCTTGCCGTCCTTGCCGACGACCGCGTAGCGCCCGGAGCGCTTCTTCGTCACGACGTAGTCCTTCTTGGGCTTCTTCTCCGTGGTCTTCTTCGTGGGCACGTGCATACTCCTTGTTGGGGCCTTACTCGATGATGTCGAGGACCGCTCTCTTCTTCAGCTTCGCCGAGGCCGCGCCGAGAATGGTCCGCATCGCGCTCGCCGTGCGGCCCTGCTTCCCGATGACCTTTCCGAGATCCCCCTTCGCGACGCGCAGCTCCATCACCGAGGACTGCTCGCCTTCGATCTCGCGGACCTCCACGGAATCCGGGGTGTCCACCAGCGCCTTTGCCATGCGCTCGATCAGCTCTCTGATCTCCATGATCTCTCCTCGGTGTCCACGTGGGACCCCGCTAGTTCTTGCCCTCGTACTTGAAGGAAACCTGGACCCTCGCCCTGTAGGCCACGACCTTGCCGTCCTCGACCTTCAAGTCGAGCTTCACAATCTCCGCGATCCGGAGATCCCGGAGCGATTTTCCGGCGATCTCGACCGCGTTCTTCGCGGCATCCTCCCATGACTTTTTCGAGGTCCCGATCAGCTCTACGACGTTGTAAACGGATTCGGCCATGGATCCCCCCTCTCGTCGCGGGCCAATTCCCGCGGCTCCCGTGCGCACGGCACGGAAGTTGGAGCGTACAGCAAACGCCGGGGTGCCACAACGACGAGCCGGATCACTCCTCGCCGGCCGGCCTGCGCCCCTTCTTCTTCTCGCCGCGCTTCCTCTTCTCGTCGAGGCGCCTGCGCACGGCCCCCCGCGAGGGCCTGGTGGGCTTGCGCGGGACGTCCGGGACGAGCGCGGCGGCGACGAGCCTCCTGAGCTTCTCGCGCGCGTCGGCGAGGTTCTGCGGGCGATCCCGGCTCTTCTGGCTGACGACGACGATGCGCCCCTCGGCGTCCAGGCGGTTGGCGCACAGCCTCCGCAGCTTCGCCTTGGCGGCCGCCGGGAGCGCCTCGCACGCCTCGAGGTCGAAGCGCAGATCGACCTTGGACTCGACCTTGTTCACGTTCTGGCCGCCGGGGCCCGACGACCGCGCGCTGGTCCACGAGAGGAGGGCCCCGGAGATCGCGATCTCGTCATCGACGACCAGCGGCTCGCACTCGCTCATCTCTCGCCGCCCCTTCCCCTTGATCCTGTCGACTCCGCCGTCACGCCTTGAGCATGAGCCGCTTGAGGAGGACGCCCAGGAGCCGCGGCAGCTCGCGCTTGTCCGGGTAGTCGCGCAGGATGGAAAACACGCGCGACGGCCTCGCGTAGAAGCGCAGCACGCCGCGCCGCCGGATCCGCTTGAGCTCCCGATCCGAAAGCTCGGTCAGGTTGGTGAAGCCGCCGCTCATGAAGGGCTGGTCGAAGTCGCACGCCGTCGACTTGCCCTCCCGCTCGGCCCACGCCGCGAGCTCCGTGCCCGCGAACGGCGTGACCGCGAAGAAGTTCGCCGCGTGCAGCGCCGAGCGCGCGGCGTAGTCGATGGTCGCCTCCATCTCGTCGGCGGTCTCGGTCGGGAAGCCCAGCATGAAGAAGCCCAGGGTCATGATGCCGTGCTCGCGGGCCAGGGCGATGGAACGCGAGACCTTCTCGAGATCGAGGTTCTTGTGCAGGAGCTTCTGCAGGCGCGGCGACGCGGTCTCGATGCCGAAGCTCATGGCAGCCACGCCCGCCGCGCGGCCCTTGACCATGAACTCCTCGTCGAGGTGATCGCCGCGCACCCCGTTGGGGAACATGATCCGCAGCTGGAGGCCGGAGGCGACGATCAGGTCGAAGATCGCCTTCGCCCTCGGGAGATCGAGGTTGAAGCAGTCGTCGACGATCTCGAGCTCCCGCACCCCTTGC includes:
- a CDS encoding KH domain-containing protein yields the protein MEIRELIERMAKALVDTPDSVEVREIEGEQSSVMELRVAKGDLGKVIGKQGRTASAMRTILGAASAKLKKRAVLDIIE
- a CDS encoding dodecin family protein, with protein sequence MAESVYNVVELIGTSKKSWEDAAKNAVEIAGKSLRDLRIAEIVKLDLKVEDGKVVAYRARVQVSFKYEGKN
- the arfB gene encoding aminoacyl-tRNA hydrolase, with the translated sequence MSECEPLVVDDEIAISGALLSWTSARSSGPGGQNVNKVESKVDLRFDLEACEALPAAAKAKLRRLCANRLDAEGRIVVVSQKSRDRPQNLADAREKLRRLVAAALVPDVPRKPTRPSRGAVRRRLDEKRKRGEKKKGRRPAGEE